In one Lolium rigidum isolate FL_2022 chromosome 3, APGP_CSIRO_Lrig_0.1, whole genome shotgun sequence genomic region, the following are encoded:
- the LOC124704049 gene encoding peroxidase 70-like, with product MGSSYRTWHCLLTLFLLSSAAYGQLSPSFYVRSCPTLQLIVRATMIKALLVERRMGASLLRLHFHDCFVQGCDGSILLDDVGSFVGEKTAFPNVDSVRGYEVIDEIKRNVELLCPGVVSCADIAALAARDGTFLLGGPSWAVPLGRRDSTTASLNEANTDLPGPSLNLDLLIKAFGKKQLSPRDLTALSGAHTIGFSQCLNFRDHIYNGTNIDPAFATLRKRNCPAVAPTGDRNLAPFDVQTQLVFDNAYYRNLVAKRGLLNSDQELFNGGSQDALVQQYIASPSLFASDFVAAMIKMGNIGPLTGTAGQIRRNCRVINS from the exons ATGGGTTCCAGCTACAGGACATGGCATTGCTTGCTcaccctcttcctcctctcctccgccgCGTATGGGCAGCTCTCGCCGTCCTTCTACGTCAGGAGCTGCCCAACGCTGCAGCTCATCGTGCGCGCCACCATGATCAAGGCGCTCCTCGTCGAGCGCCGCATGGGCGCCTCCCTCCTCAGGCTCCACTTCCATGACTGCTTCGTTCAA GGCTGCGACGGATCGATTCTTCTGGACGACGTGGGCAGCTTCGTGGGCGAGAAGACGGCCTTTCCAAACGTCGATTCGGTACGCGGCTACGAGGTGATCGACGAGATCAAGAGAAATGTGGAGCTGCTCTGCCCTGGCGTTGTCTCCTGCGCCGACATCGCTGCCCTGGCAGCACGGGACGGCACGTTTCTG CTCGGCGGACCCAGCTGGGCGGTGCCGCTCGGCCGGCGCGACTCGACGACGGCGAGCCTGAACGAGGCGAACACCGACCTGCCCGGGCCGTCCTTGAACCTGGACCTGCTCATCAAGGCGTTCGGCAAGAAGCAACTGAGCCCGCGCGACCTGACGGCGCTCTCTGGCGCGCACACCATCGGCTTCTCGCAGTGCCTGAACTTCCGCGACCACATCTACAACGGCACCAACATCGACCCGGCCTTCGCCACGCTGCGCAAGCGCAACTGCCCCGCTGTGGCACCCACCGGCGACCGCAACCTGGCGCCGTTCGACGTGCAGACGCAGCTCGTCTTCGACAACGCATACTACCGCAACCTGGTGGCCAAGCGCGGCCTGCTGAACTCGGACCAGGAGCTCTTCAACGGCGGCTCGCAAGACGCGCTGGTGCAGCAGTACATCGCCAGCCCGTCCCTCTTCGCCTCCgacttcgtggcggccatgattAAGATGGGGAACATCGGCCCGCTGACCGGTACCGCCGGCCAGATCAGGCGCAACTGCAGGGTCATCAACAGTTGA
- the LOC124704048 gene encoding tyrosine--tRNA ligase 1, cytoplasmic-like isoform X2 has product MEEATICTIWNAVGMSLDQRFAIIRSIGLESTDEDDIRRLLGKKVAPVCYVWCDPSPSVHIAQGIMMVINVRKMVKAGCRVKILIADWFARMQHKFDGDLAKIRTFGLYMIEIWKAVGLDLNGVEFIWLSDEINSHSAEYWALVMDIFRNNTLRKITRCCEIVDPFMLNRNINDSFDPKNVTASTLFTPCVHCAAILLQKADIWLLSMDHEEDLHDKLIRQYCKGMKHERPIILSHNKLPNLIEHPELAKNGDPSWAIFIEDREVYLSYKLSRAFCPAKVAEGNPCLEYIKYIVFPWFGYFEVLRKEENGGSRTFQNMEELIIDYESGALGAGEVKLALAEALTKILKPIHDHFANNCEAQNLEDEALSSIPRY; this is encoded by the exons ATGGAAGAGGCGACAATCTGCACCATATG GAATGCTGTCGGGATGAGTTTGGATCAGAGGTTTGCAATAATTAGGAGCATAGGCTTGGAGAGCACTGATGAGGATGATATTAGGAGGCTACTGGGCAAGAAGGTTGCTCCAGTTTGCTATGTTTGGTGTGATCCCTCCCCTTCGGTACATATCGCCCAG GGGATCATGATGGTGATCAATGTTAGGAAGATGGTTAAAGCTGGTTGCAGAGTTAAAATCTTGATAGCAGATTGGTTTGCTCGTATGCAGCACAAATTCGATGGTGACCTAGCGAAAATTCGGACTTTTggactttacatgattgagatatgGAAAGCAGTTGGCTTGGACCTTAACGGGGTAGAGTTCATATGGTTGTCCGATGAAATAAATAGCCATTCAGCTGAATACTGGGCACTGGTCATGGATATTTTCAGAAATAATACTTTGAGGAAGATAACAAG GTGCTGTGAAATTGTGGATCCATTCATGCTTAACAGAAATATTAATGATTCATTTGACCCCAAAAATGTGACGGCTTCAACTCTCTTTACCCCTTGCGTGCACTGTGCTGCTATATTATTGCAAAAG GCAGACATATGGCTATTGTCCATGGATCATGAAGAGGATCTTCACGACAAGCTAATTAGACAGTACTGCAAAGGCATGAAGCATGAAAGACCTATTATTCTGTCCCATA ATAAGCTGCCCAATTTAATAGAACACCCTGAATTAGCTAAGAATGGAGATCCATCTTGGGCTATCTTCATTGAAGATCGGGAG GTTTATTTGAGTTACAAACTAAGCAGAGCTTTCTGTCCTGCGAAAGTTGCAGAAGGCAACCCATGTCTGGAGTACATCAAATATATTGTGTTTCCATGGTTTGGATACTTTGAGGTACTCAGGAAGGAAGAGAACGGTGGTAGCAG GACGTTTCAGAACATGGAAGAGCTTATCATTGATTATGAAAGTGGTGCTCTGGGTGCCGGTGAGGTGAAGCTGGCCCTTGCAGAAGCACTAACTAAGATTCTGAAG CCTATACATGACCACTTTGCAAACAATTGTGAAGCCCAAAATCTGGAGGATGAGGCTCTGAG TAGTATCCCCCGGTACTAG
- the LOC124704048 gene encoding tyrosine--tRNA ligase 1, cytoplasmic-like isoform X1, with amino-acid sequence MTGSARPLLLLPTVFCLLLVYFRDRRLSCTCCIYILYIRSGLRLQPSLNPMEEATICTIWNAVGMSLDQRFAIIRSIGLESTDEDDIRRLLGKKVAPVCYVWCDPSPSVHIAQGIMMVINVRKMVKAGCRVKILIADWFARMQHKFDGDLAKIRTFGLYMIEIWKAVGLDLNGVEFIWLSDEINSHSAEYWALVMDIFRNNTLRKITRCCEIVDPFMLNRNINDSFDPKNVTASTLFTPCVHCAAILLQKADIWLLSMDHEEDLHDKLIRQYCKGMKHERPIILSHNKLPNLIEHPELAKNGDPSWAIFIEDREVYLSYKLSRAFCPAKVAEGNPCLEYIKYIVFPWFGYFEVLRKEENGGSRTFQNMEELIIDYESGALGAGEVKLALAEALTKILKPIHDHFANNCEAQNLEDEALSIPRY; translated from the exons ATGACAGGATCCGCtcgccctcttcttcttcttccaactgTCTTTTGTTTACTTCTTGTGTATTTTAGGGATCGAAG GTTGTCTTGTACTTGTTgtatatatattttatatataCGAAGTGGACTGCGTTTGCAACCCAGTTTGAATCCCATGGAAGAGGCGACAATCTGCACCATATG GAATGCTGTCGGGATGAGTTTGGATCAGAGGTTTGCAATAATTAGGAGCATAGGCTTGGAGAGCACTGATGAGGATGATATTAGGAGGCTACTGGGCAAGAAGGTTGCTCCAGTTTGCTATGTTTGGTGTGATCCCTCCCCTTCGGTACATATCGCCCAG GGGATCATGATGGTGATCAATGTTAGGAAGATGGTTAAAGCTGGTTGCAGAGTTAAAATCTTGATAGCAGATTGGTTTGCTCGTATGCAGCACAAATTCGATGGTGACCTAGCGAAAATTCGGACTTTTggactttacatgattgagatatgGAAAGCAGTTGGCTTGGACCTTAACGGGGTAGAGTTCATATGGTTGTCCGATGAAATAAATAGCCATTCAGCTGAATACTGGGCACTGGTCATGGATATTTTCAGAAATAATACTTTGAGGAAGATAACAAG GTGCTGTGAAATTGTGGATCCATTCATGCTTAACAGAAATATTAATGATTCATTTGACCCCAAAAATGTGACGGCTTCAACTCTCTTTACCCCTTGCGTGCACTGTGCTGCTATATTATTGCAAAAG GCAGACATATGGCTATTGTCCATGGATCATGAAGAGGATCTTCACGACAAGCTAATTAGACAGTACTGCAAAGGCATGAAGCATGAAAGACCTATTATTCTGTCCCATA ATAAGCTGCCCAATTTAATAGAACACCCTGAATTAGCTAAGAATGGAGATCCATCTTGGGCTATCTTCATTGAAGATCGGGAG GTTTATTTGAGTTACAAACTAAGCAGAGCTTTCTGTCCTGCGAAAGTTGCAGAAGGCAACCCATGTCTGGAGTACATCAAATATATTGTGTTTCCATGGTTTGGATACTTTGAGGTACTCAGGAAGGAAGAGAACGGTGGTAGCAG GACGTTTCAGAACATGGAAGAGCTTATCATTGATTATGAAAGTGGTGCTCTGGGTGCCGGTGAGGTGAAGCTGGCCCTTGCAGAAGCACTAACTAAGATTCTGAAG CCTATACATGACCACTTTGCAAACAATTGTGAAGCCCAAAATCTGGAGGATGAGGCTCTGAG TATCCCCCGGTACTAG